From Candidatus Zixiibacteriota bacterium, one genomic window encodes:
- the recR gene encoding recombination mediator RecR, with the protein MFKSSETVEKLITNLARLPGIGRKTAGRLAFHLLKVPREEALELAEAIREVKERVGFCSICNNISESDPCYICRDPERKAEIICVVEEAVDLAALDKAEGYQGLYHVLGGRISPLDGIGPDDLKIKELLVRIGEQTREIIIATNPNVEGEATAVYLAKLLKPLGLKITRIARGLPVGSDLEYADGMTLSRALEGRQEI; encoded by the coding sequence TCAGAAACGGTCGAGAAATTAATCACCAACCTGGCGCGTCTCCCCGGTATCGGGCGCAAGACGGCCGGACGACTGGCCTTTCATCTTCTAAAAGTCCCCAGAGAGGAAGCGCTCGAATTGGCCGAGGCGATCCGTGAGGTCAAAGAAAGAGTCGGCTTCTGCTCGATCTGCAATAATATTTCCGAATCCGATCCCTGTTATATTTGCCGCGACCCCGAACGCAAGGCCGAGATAATCTGTGTTGTGGAAGAGGCGGTTGATCTGGCCGCGCTGGATAAGGCTGAGGGGTATCAGGGGCTGTACCATGTTCTGGGGGGAAGGATATCGCCGCTCGATGGGATCGGCCCCGATGATTTGAAAATAAAGGAGCTTCTCGTCCGTATCGGCGAACAGACCAGAGAAATCATTATCGCCACCAATCCCAATGTCGAGGGTGAAGCGACCGCAGTCTATCTGGCCAAACTTCTCAAACCGCTTGGTTTGAAAATAACCAGAATAGCCCGCGGCCTGCCGGTGGGAAGCGACCTTGAGTATGCCGATGGAATGACACTCTCGCGAGCGCTT